The genomic stretch TCAAAGCACCGTCTTCAGTCGCCTCGTACGCCCCTTTCGCCGGCCGGTGTCACAGTTGGTGCCTCGAGGGTTCGTGATGCAGTGGAAAAATGTTGCGACCTGCACAAGAAATGGCAGATCACGATTCGCAAAGGAATGCAATACTGCAGCGGAATCGAGTCACTAAAAATGGGTATATTCGAGGCACAGACAGAAGATAAAAATCCCTATCCGGCTAACCTGAGTGTGTACTGCAACAATTTGTCGGTTCTGTGTGGTATTCTGCAGGATGTTGCAGATGAGCTAGAGACGTTGATCGAACAGATGGAGGTCTTGCGCGCCGCTATGAAAGATGAACTGGTTGGTAGAAGCTGGCACCTTGGTAAAGTGCTTGGGTCGCTTCGAACGATTTTGGCACGTTACAAATCCGATTTGAGCACACGAAAGGTGGTTGCTGGTAAGAgacgatttttttatgtaacCTATTCAATGAACAACGTATTTTTTGCAGAGAATATAGGACATTCTTGTGATCGAGCTGAGCTTGCGCTTCATATAGCATTTTGGGAACAGTTGGCCAGCCAGGATGAAGACGTGGATCTACTCGTGCGAATGCTCACAGTTGAATTTGGGTTATCCGTGGCataatttaaagttttttttcaaacactgtGATAAAATATgaagaaatataaaattattaaaagttAGACTAATTGCTTTGCATTGGATAGAATTTATACTACAGCCAATTATCCAAAAAGAGTTTGTGATATTTTGCGAATCTAAACGATTTTTCTGTGAATAagttatttattgttttttttacacAATTATTTCGAATGGTTTCATACCTCCTAAGCTTACCCTAGCTCAAATGACTTCATTCGTTCTAGCTAGCTAAAACACTTGCGCGTTACCCGTGTGCGCTGCGCACTGCTGGTACAATAATCTATGAGATGAAACATGTTAAACAACCGACTGTGGGTTTGTTCAGTTCACTCAATTAAACCCTGCATTGAGATTAACACTTGCTTGTAACATATTTGCTTTCTGATCGAGTCATAAATTTTCGTTTAGGATTAACAATTTGGCAAACTCGTGACAAAACGATTAACATCGAGATACCGCTTATTCAGCACCTCCTTGCGTTCGGTTTCATTCGGTTCGAACGAGCTCGAAGCGGGATTTGACGTTTGCTGTCGTTTGTTTTTATTCCTACGCGCGCGCGCAATCttagttgttgttttttttttctctctcattGCTTAATACTTGTTTGCACGCACGAGCGGACTCACTACCCACTATCAAAATAtcgtttttcttttgtttcacCATTGCTTCTGATTTTGTAATCACTACAAATgacttgggatttttttttttctttaacttCATCTTACAACGTAAGTACAAATATTACACAAGTTGAGCACAGCCTTGCGATCGCTGGTACCCACTTTGGCACAAGTGGATTCAGCTTCGAACTTATCTACTAATCGTTATCGAAACgtcatatatatataaaaataacagaaaaaataatagaaacttCGATCAGTTTACTCACGACCTTCTTTTTTGCGGGATCacttaatcgaaaaaaaaaatacacgtcAGTCATTTTATGGGGGAACCCCGTTTGTTGAGTTCACCACGGCAGGAATTGCGGCAACCAATATAGGTGGTGGCGGTGCATGTGAAGAGTGAGCAGCAGAATGTTGGCCGATTACTTCATACTTGGGTGGACTTTCCCGTTGTTTTTCATTCTCGGTGTAGAAGCTGGCTTGACCAACTTCAACAGCAGTACTATGGCTATCCCTGGAGCGAGTATGAACGCTCGGGAAGTTGATCGTCGTGGATGACGTAGGGCTAGCGGTGGTCGCACCGCTAGTATCGACAGCAGTAGTAGTAATAGtagcagtagtagtagtagtagtagtagtagttaaGTCGCTATTTGTCGTATTGCTATTTGAGGAGGATGAGGTACTATGGTTAGGCTCCACTGTAGCCACCAGCGAGAGGTGCAACAGGGCGGACGGATCTAGCTTGATGGCGTCGTCGTAACTGGGAGGCGCCACCGCTACGGTGTCGTAATCCGGAGGTTTCTCGCATCGACGTTCTTCTGCTGAACTTATTACGTGCACCGGATCGTCGTTCTGAAAATACATACAAATAAACGAAATGGATGATTAGTTTACATAGAATGGAAACCGTTTATACGAAATTATAATTCTTCAGGTACAGTTAATACAGGCTACAGACTGGTACCCGGCCTTGGCTGTTTAGGAGAAAGGTGTGACATTTAGCAAACACGATGTTACAGTGAATTGCTATCATAAGTTACGATTTGTTTACTCAGGTGATACCGATAGATAGGTAATTTCTCTGATAGTTGTGAAATCGTGCATCATTGGCTGTAAACAGTGTTTATACCGAATACACTTTTCATCGCTATTTAATGACTCTTATCTTAGATAGAGTAATCCTCTGTTATCAGCTGTTGGGGAGCCGCTTATCACACtcattggatttgaattgattTGACGAGTAGTAAAGACGTAATAACTGTCGGACcccttttttcaaatctttccATGAAATATACTGTTCAGCTATCAGCAGCATAgtattgatttttaatttagcCATAGCTGTGCAATTATTTTAAAACATAATGATTTTTACAGCTCTAAATCAATCTTTATTGTTTATTAAACTCAAACGCAATTACCAAGTGAAAAAGACAGGTAAATTTCAGAAGAAATGGTAATTTATTGACAAAGGTTTATTAACGATAACAATCCCGTTTCTTCAATTTCACATAAATTGTATTCACACAAGCGCATTCATATGGAAATCAACAGAAAATTGTTAGTTTTGCCTTTGGATATAAAATGAAATCCATGTTATTCCCTATAGAAAAAATGAGATGATTTTCCATATTCAATCCTACaaaccccgttcgattttggcaccaaaagaaaggtattatGGTTTTCATGTTGCTAATGAGAATGGCCAGA from Wyeomyia smithii strain HCP4-BCI-WySm-NY-G18 chromosome 3, ASM2978416v1, whole genome shotgun sequence encodes the following:
- the LOC129726431 gene encoding uncharacterized protein LOC129726431 isoform X2, which translates into the protein MDYGEVMSLEESRRTQRPYRYGMILLCVGALVNWLGLAENYSEPIRYTGVACILAGACLICTAMCCWLHAPNRSGSSNENDDPVHVISSAEERRCEKPPDYDTVAVAPPSYDDAIKLDPSALLHLSLVATVEPNHSTSSSSNSNTTNSDLTTTTTTTTTATITTTAVDTSGATTASPTSSTTINFPSVHTRSRDSHSTAVEVGQASFYTENEKQRESPPKYEVIGQHSAAHSSHAPPPPILVAAIPAVVNSTNGVPP
- the LOC129726431 gene encoding uncharacterized protein LOC129726431 isoform X4, with product MSLEESRRTQRPYRYGMILLCVGALVNWLGLAENYSEPIRYTGVACILAGACLICTAMCCWLHAPNRSGSSNENDDPVHVISSAEERRCEKPPDYDTVAVAPPSYDDAIKLDPSALLHLSLVATVEPNHSTSSSSNSNTTNSDLTTTTTTTTTATITTTAVDTSGATTASPTSSTTINFPSVHTRSRDSHSTAVEVGQASFYTENEKQRESPPKYEVIGQHSAAHSSHAPPPPILVAAIPAVVNSTNGVPP
- the LOC129730909 gene encoding uncharacterized protein LOC129730909, whose translation is MSANVTPERSNLSKHRLQSPRTPLSPAGVTVGASRVRDAVEKCCDLHKKWQITIRKGMQYCSGIESLKMGIFEAQTEDKNPYPANLSVYCNNLSVLCGILQDVADELETLIEQMEVLRAAMKDELVGRSWHLGKVLGSLRTILARYKSDLSTRKVVAENIGHSCDRAELALHIAFWEQLASQDEDVDLLVRMLTVEFGLSVA
- the LOC129726431 gene encoding uncharacterized protein LOC129726431 isoform X3; this encodes MDNMIMSLEESRRTQRPYRYGMILLCVGALVNWLGLAENYSEPIRYTGVACILAGACLICTAMCCWLHAPNRSGSSNENDDPVHVISSAEERRCEKPPDYDTVAVAPPSYDDAIKLDPSALLHLSLVATVEPNHSTSSSSNSNTTNSDLTTTTTTTTTATITTTAVDTSGATTASPTSSTTINFPSVHTRSRDSHSTAVEVGQASFYTENEKQRESPPKYEVIGQHSAAHSSHAPPPPILVAAIPAVVNSTNGVPP
- the LOC129726431 gene encoding uncharacterized protein LOC129726431 isoform X1, whose amino-acid sequence is MSMMGDMVQRTRTLYASNNPPVVPTVMSLEESRRTQRPYRYGMILLCVGALVNWLGLAENYSEPIRYTGVACILAGACLICTAMCCWLHAPNRSGSSNENDDPVHVISSAEERRCEKPPDYDTVAVAPPSYDDAIKLDPSALLHLSLVATVEPNHSTSSSSNSNTTNSDLTTTTTTTTTATITTTAVDTSGATTASPTSSTTINFPSVHTRSRDSHSTAVEVGQASFYTENEKQRESPPKYEVIGQHSAAHSSHAPPPPILVAAIPAVVNSTNGVPP